In one Salvia splendens isolate huo1 unplaced genomic scaffold, SspV2 ctg57, whole genome shotgun sequence genomic region, the following are encoded:
- the LOC121790646 gene encoding protein argonaute MEL1-like encodes MLTNSLCYTYARCTRSVSLVPPAYYAHLAAFRARYYIEGTDFSDSGSASDAGRGATRERNREVGPLPKIKDNVKDVMFYI; translated from the exons ATGCTGACAAACAGCTTGTGCTATAC GTATGCGAGATGTACTCGCTCGGTGTCCCTAG TTCCTCCTGCATACTATGCGCATCTTGCAGCTTTCCGTGCTCGTTACTATATTGAAGGCACTGACTTCTCTGACAGTGGATCGGCTTCTGATGCTGGTCGGGGTGCTACACGGGAGAGGAACAGAGAGGTTGGACCTCTGCCCAAGATCAAAGACAATGTGAAGGATGTGATGTTTTACATCTGA